A DNA window from Micromonospora sp. NBC_01739 contains the following coding sequences:
- a CDS encoding TadE family protein, which produces MVTAIRHHRRSGDGERGGNPVELAVTLPAILLMLFAAIQVAAVFVARSTALNAAQSGVNAQRLHEAAPDAGAQRATTFLNQAGDWLVGWKEPGPSCVTTATEVTCTVTGRALSVVPGVTFSVQQSAHGTVERWTDP; this is translated from the coding sequence ATGGTCACGGCCATCCGGCACCACCGGCGCTCGGGCGACGGCGAACGGGGTGGCAACCCGGTCGAGTTGGCCGTGACCCTGCCGGCGATCCTGCTGATGCTGTTCGCCGCGATCCAGGTCGCCGCGGTCTTCGTGGCCCGCTCGACCGCGCTCAACGCCGCGCAGAGCGGTGTCAACGCCCAACGGCTGCACGAGGCCGCCCCGGACGCCGGTGCCCAGCGGGCGACGACCTTCCTCAACCAGGCGGGCGACTGGCTGGTCGGGTGGAAGGAGCCGGGGCCCAGTTGTGTCACCACGGCCACCGAGGTGACCTGCACGGTGACCGGTCGAGCCCTGTCGGTCGTACCGGGTGTCACCTTCTCCGTTCAACAGAGCGCACACGGGACGGTGGAACGATGGACCGATCCATGA
- a CDS encoding TadE/TadG family type IV pilus assembly protein: MDRSMSRGSVSIEVAVLAPAFVALMVLAGVAGRTAVASEALEAAAHDAARAASISRDAPTARREAREAARQQLDWRGVSCTGAPQLTFRGTVDGRSTTFNAAFRSRVGQEASVTVELACTVSYQDIKLPMLNKMPAGNRITVSFTSPLDRYRSRG, from the coding sequence ATGGACCGATCCATGAGCCGGGGCTCGGTCTCGATCGAGGTGGCCGTGCTGGCACCGGCCTTCGTGGCGCTGATGGTGCTGGCCGGGGTCGCCGGTCGTACCGCCGTGGCCAGTGAGGCCCTGGAGGCCGCCGCCCATGACGCCGCCCGCGCGGCCTCGATCTCCCGGGACGCCCCCACCGCCCGCCGGGAGGCCCGGGAGGCGGCCCGGCAGCAACTCGACTGGCGGGGGGTGTCCTGCACCGGTGCCCCACAGCTCACCTTCCGGGGTACGGTCGACGGCCGGTCCACCACCTTCAACGCGGCCTTCCGCAGCCGGGTCGGGCAGGAGGCTTCCGTCACGGTGGAACTCGCCTGCACGGTGTCCTACCAGGACATCAAGCTCCCGATGCTGAACAAGATGCCCGCGGGCAACCGGATCACCGTCTCGTTCACCTCCCCCCTGGACCGCTACCGGAGCCGGGGATGA
- a CDS encoding pilus assembly protein TadG-related protein: MTAGRGDAGRVSIFLAVALVGVLAIIGMAFDGAGQLRTLQRAENLAAEAARAGGQAIDRAAAIEGGPKQINQRQARRAVADYLAAAGASGHTVSFPVVDGETQIRVRVTVTYRRAMLGLFGFSNTVTVSGEATARPLTGLP; the protein is encoded by the coding sequence ATGACCGCCGGCCGGGGCGACGCCGGGCGGGTGAGCATCTTCCTCGCCGTAGCCCTCGTCGGGGTGCTGGCCATCATCGGCATGGCCTTCGACGGCGCAGGGCAACTGCGTACCCTCCAGCGGGCCGAGAACCTGGCCGCCGAGGCGGCGCGGGCCGGCGGGCAGGCCATCGACCGGGCCGCCGCCATCGAAGGTGGCCCCAAGCAGATCAACCAGCGGCAGGCCCGTCGGGCGGTGGCGGACTACCTGGCCGCCGCCGGGGCCAGTGGCCACACCGTCAGCTTCCCGGTGGTCGACGGCGAAACCCAGATCCGGGTACGCGTCACGGTCACCTACCGCCGGGCCATGCTCGGTCTCTTCGGCTTCTCCAACACCGTCACCGTCTCCGGTGAGGCGACCGCGCGGCCGCTGACCGGGCTCCCCTGA
- a CDS encoding LysM peptidoglycan-binding domain-containing protein, with amino-acid sequence MAASGGTAVRRLGRILTGFGALVVLVGLLVGGPIALLAFAGNPLPDHVPTLAEIGTTLTSRDDGQLFLRALALVGWFGWATFALSVLVELGAQTLRRPAPRLPGMGRQQRAAAALVGSVALILVASPAAAATAAYTTGPYQAAPTATVAYASSATGLTATGSDIQATVRADHAPVYQVAKGDYLGKVADRYLDDFEDYRELATLNGLRNPDQIRPGQLIKLPAQAQDQGVRPHATGRLVTPKATPARPSPQPGSATPQPSQTTPQPGSATTVPVSPEDRQPTAPRDEAAEDQPPVVTVGAARAGDPDRVNRPLAISAVLAVASIVGAQIGAVLGLRRRPVTTTASSTWQHRRSSAPRELPTGRHRKD; translated from the coding sequence ATGGCCGCATCGGGTGGTACCGCCGTACGGCGCCTCGGTCGCATCCTGACCGGCTTCGGTGCCCTGGTCGTGCTGGTCGGCCTGCTGGTCGGCGGGCCGATCGCGTTGCTGGCCTTCGCCGGCAACCCGTTGCCGGACCACGTACCGACCCTGGCGGAGATCGGCACCACCCTGACCAGCCGGGACGACGGTCAACTGTTCCTGCGGGCGTTGGCCCTGGTCGGCTGGTTCGGTTGGGCCACCTTCGCCCTCTCGGTGCTGGTGGAACTGGGTGCCCAGACCCTGCGCCGACCCGCCCCCCGGCTGCCCGGGATGGGCCGACAGCAGCGGGCCGCCGCCGCCCTGGTCGGCTCGGTCGCGCTGATCCTCGTCGCCAGTCCGGCCGCCGCCGCCACCGCCGCGTACACCACCGGGCCGTACCAGGCCGCCCCCACCGCGACGGTCGCCTACGCCTCCTCCGCGACCGGCCTGACGGCGACGGGATCGGATATCCAGGCGACCGTACGGGCGGACCACGCCCCGGTCTATCAGGTGGCCAAGGGCGACTACCTGGGTAAGGTCGCCGACCGGTACCTGGACGACTTCGAGGACTACCGCGAACTGGCCACCCTCAACGGGCTGCGCAACCCGGACCAGATCCGCCCCGGCCAACTGATCAAGCTTCCGGCTCAGGCCCAGGACCAGGGGGTACGGCCGCACGCCACCGGTCGGCTGGTCACCCCGAAGGCGACCCCGGCCCGACCCTCGCCACAGCCGGGGTCGGCGACGCCACAGCCGAGCCAGACCACGCCGCAGCCGGGGTCGGCCACGACCGTGCCCGTCTCGCCGGAGGATCGGCAGCCGACCGCGCCCCGTGACGAGGCCGCCGAGGATCAGCCTCCGGTGGTGACGGTGGGCGCGGCCCGGGCCGGCGATCCCGACCGGGTGAACCGTCCGTTGGCCATCTCCGCCGTACTGGCCGTGGCCAGCATCGTCGGCGCGCAGATCGGCGCCGTGCTGGGCCTGCGCCGACGGCCCGTCACCACCACGGCCAGCAGCACCTGGCAGCACCGGCGCAGCAGCGCGCCCCGCGAACTTCCCACTGGCCGGCACCGCAAGGACTGA
- a CDS encoding Rieske (2Fe-2S) protein, translated as MRELLTKIEQNSRLDRFGDRLQRAVQGTLRGQRVRDLLHGVWLGHPLHPAMVQVTVGSWMSAAVLDLLPGQRRAATALIAVGTASAVPSAVAGLNDWAALARDQRRVGLVHAASNSVALVLYGGSLAARLSGRHGLGRALGFLGLSAASAGAYIGGHLAYKQGAQVNVAVSDLHLIGDGWHTIGEMASLPQRELVTRKVDEVSVILYRHGDDVTVMLERCPHQSGPLGEGEVREIDGHACVVCPWHGSTFRLNGGEVVHGPSSNDQQILPTRVVNGKLEARLP; from the coding sequence GTGCGAGAGCTATTGACGAAGATTGAGCAGAACTCCCGCCTTGACCGGTTCGGCGACCGGTTGCAGCGCGCGGTACAGGGCACCCTGCGGGGGCAGCGGGTCCGGGATCTGCTGCACGGGGTCTGGCTGGGGCATCCGCTGCACCCCGCGATGGTGCAGGTCACGGTCGGTTCCTGGATGAGTGCGGCCGTACTGGATCTGCTGCCGGGTCAGCGGCGGGCGGCCACCGCCCTCATCGCGGTCGGCACCGCCAGCGCCGTGCCCTCCGCGGTGGCGGGGCTCAACGACTGGGCGGCCCTGGCCCGTGACCAGCGCCGGGTCGGCCTGGTGCACGCCGCCTCGAACAGCGTGGCCCTGGTGTTGTACGGGGGCTCGCTGGCCGCCCGGCTGTCCGGCCGCCACGGCCTCGGCCGCGCCCTGGGCTTCCTCGGACTCAGTGCCGCTAGTGCCGGGGCGTACATCGGTGGACACCTGGCGTACAAGCAGGGTGCCCAGGTGAATGTCGCCGTCTCCGACCTGCACCTGATCGGCGATGGGTGGCACACCATCGGGGAGATGGCCAGCCTGCCCCAACGGGAACTGGTCACCCGCAAGGTCGACGAGGTGTCGGTGATCCTCTACCGGCACGGGGACGATGTGACCGTGATGCTGGAGCGCTGCCCCCACCAGAGCGGGCCGCTCGGCGAGGGTGAGGTACGCGAGATCGACGGACACGCCTGCGTGGTCTGCCCCTGGCACGGCAGCACCTTCCGCCTCAACGGCGGCGAGGTGGTGCACGGCCCCTCCTCGAACGACCAGCAGATCCTGCCCACCCGCGTGGTCAACGGCAAGCTCGAGGCACGCCTGCCCTGA
- a CDS encoding C40 family peptidase: protein MNYRTYSRSQAALMVIAAFTLLAGGGTFTYVAVRHSIPAPLELSLGPQAAQAATPAATSGLRYIRMTAPDRTQVLDDKGKTIAIMTDGSRTVHLIGKKRTFAEPRFTKAKLHTEFWVRLAPRQWRAGAEEEKWFIDWFAKARKDRSADILALAMEYTYLGQPKRDREGRQYSGDAAFGPLSNIDPDGRAENSDFYDYLGISWSFPDKEEKPSPSHFLSLDCSGFVRMVYGYRAGYPLLGTNNAGPGLPRRATAMASVGPGTQLMPNTGKRARELDRLLPGDMLFFNAGPIQGANIEHMGIYLGVDDRGHHRFISSRTTANGPTMGDLGGESILDGTGYWALRFRTARRV from the coding sequence ATGAACTACCGGACCTACTCGCGCAGCCAGGCGGCGCTGATGGTGATCGCCGCCTTCACCCTGCTGGCCGGCGGCGGCACCTTCACCTATGTGGCCGTCCGGCACTCCATCCCGGCTCCGCTCGAACTGAGCCTGGGTCCGCAGGCCGCACAGGCCGCCACCCCGGCGGCTACCAGCGGGCTGCGCTACATCCGGATGACCGCCCCGGACCGGACCCAGGTGCTCGACGACAAAGGCAAGACCATCGCGATCATGACCGACGGTTCCCGTACGGTCCATCTGATCGGCAAGAAGCGGACCTTCGCCGAGCCTCGGTTCACCAAGGCCAAGCTGCACACCGAGTTCTGGGTACGGCTGGCCCCCCGCCAGTGGCGGGCCGGGGCGGAGGAGGAGAAGTGGTTCATCGACTGGTTCGCCAAGGCGCGTAAGGACCGGTCGGCGGACATCCTCGCCCTGGCGATGGAGTACACCTACCTGGGTCAGCCCAAGCGGGACCGGGAGGGTCGGCAGTACTCCGGGGACGCCGCCTTCGGCCCCCTGTCGAACATCGACCCGGACGGCCGGGCGGAGAACTCCGACTTCTACGACTACCTGGGGATCTCGTGGAGCTTCCCGGACAAGGAGGAGAAGCCCAGCCCGTCGCACTTCCTCAGCCTGGACTGCTCGGGCTTCGTCCGGATGGTGTACGGCTACCGGGCCGGCTACCCCCTGCTCGGCACCAACAACGCCGGTCCCGGCCTGCCCCGCCGGGCCACCGCGATGGCCTCGGTCGGACCGGGCACCCAGCTGATGCCGAACACCGGCAAGCGGGCCCGCGAGCTGGACCGTCTGCTCCCGGGCGACATGCTCTTCTTCAACGCCGGCCCGATCCAGGGCGCGAACATCGAGCACATGGGCATCTACCTCGGTGTCGACGACCGTGGTCACCACCGCTTCATCTCCAGCCGTACCACCGCCAACGGGCCCACCATGGGTGACCTGGGCGGCGAGTCCATCCTCGACGGCACCGGCTACTGGGCGCTGCGGTTCCGGACCGCCCGCCGAGTGTGA
- a CDS encoding poly-gamma-glutamate biosynthesis protein PgsC/CapC — MIFGGELSAQLATACLGIGLVFALLCYLTTNLSPGGMITPGWIALALIEDPLQAGVIVVMTVVTYGLTRLMQRMVILYGKRLFAAIVLLSVFLQMTLFIIVQRDLPLLFAHQTLGFVAPGLIAYQLVRQPPKATVLATIMVTAITYGVAVSGVVAGFVPVT, encoded by the coding sequence ATGATTTTCGGGGGAGAGCTGAGTGCTCAGCTCGCGACCGCCTGCCTGGGCATCGGCCTGGTCTTCGCGTTGCTGTGTTACCTGACCACCAACCTGTCCCCGGGCGGAATGATCACGCCCGGCTGGATCGCGTTGGCGCTGATCGAGGACCCGCTCCAGGCCGGGGTGATCGTGGTGATGACCGTGGTCACCTACGGCCTGACCCGGCTGATGCAGCGCATGGTGATCCTCTACGGCAAGCGACTGTTCGCCGCGATCGTGCTGCTCAGCGTTTTCCTGCAGATGACGCTGTTCATCATCGTCCAACGCGATCTACCGTTGCTCTTCGCCCACCAGACCCTGGGCTTCGTCGCGCCGGGACTGATCGCCTACCAGCTCGTCCGGCAGCCGCCGAAGGCCACCGTGCTGGCCACCATCATGGTCACCGCCATCACCTACGGGGTCGCGGTGAGCGGCGTCGTGGCCGGCTTCGTGCCGGTCACCTGA
- the pgsB gene encoding poly-gamma-glutamate synthase PgsB → MFYLYTVYSLCCLALVVAGVIEQRNHYRNLNTIPHRVLVNGIRGKSSITRLCAGALRGGNKVVVAKTTGTAARFIFPDASEEPVHRKFGIANVVEQIGIVRRAAVYHPDALVIECMAVMPALQEINQSKLIRSNIGVLCNVREDHLAEMGPTLDDVARSLSRSMPEGGICITAEKDRLAILEQEAAKRNCRLISVDPESVTDQEMAGFGWITFKENVAIALAVAAELGVDRRSALAGMWAAPPDPGVLSVARVLHQDKRVRFANIFAANDPESTFMNIQQLEQQQLINRPLTMVINCRPDRVERNGQMGTLAGRVQPQRIVLIGEMTRSARVNVPADLQGRVVDLGGKLPPERLLAEVMAATASDGSVIAVGNIHGQGEVLLHELAALPSWEPRGRDRAESMLRTPSTPGFDVDAETVFLGGIRR, encoded by the coding sequence ATGTTCTACCTGTACACCGTCTACAGCTTGTGCTGTCTCGCCCTGGTCGTGGCGGGAGTGATCGAGCAGCGCAACCACTACCGCAACCTGAACACCATCCCGCACCGGGTGCTGGTCAACGGCATTCGGGGCAAGAGTTCCATCACCCGGCTGTGCGCCGGTGCCCTGCGCGGGGGGAACAAGGTAGTGGTGGCCAAGACCACCGGCACCGCGGCCCGGTTCATCTTCCCGGACGCCAGCGAGGAGCCGGTGCACCGCAAGTTCGGCATCGCCAACGTGGTGGAGCAGATCGGCATCGTCCGGCGGGCGGCGGTCTACCACCCGGACGCCCTGGTCATCGAGTGCATGGCGGTCATGCCGGCGCTTCAGGAGATCAACCAGAGCAAGTTGATCCGGTCGAACATCGGGGTGCTGTGCAACGTCCGCGAGGATCACCTGGCCGAGATGGGGCCCACCCTCGACGACGTGGCCCGGTCGTTGAGTCGGTCCATGCCGGAGGGTGGCATCTGCATCACCGCCGAGAAGGACCGGCTGGCCATCCTGGAACAGGAGGCCGCCAAGCGGAACTGCCGACTGATCTCGGTCGACCCGGAGTCGGTGACCGACCAGGAGATGGCCGGCTTCGGCTGGATCACCTTCAAGGAGAACGTGGCGATCGCCCTGGCCGTCGCCGCGGAACTGGGAGTGGACCGGCGCAGCGCCCTGGCCGGGATGTGGGCGGCACCCCCCGACCCCGGGGTGCTCTCCGTGGCCCGGGTGCTCCACCAGGACAAGCGGGTGCGCTTCGCGAACATCTTCGCCGCGAACGACCCCGAGTCGACCTTCATGAACATCCAGCAGTTGGAGCAGCAGCAGTTGATCAACCGGCCATTGACCATGGTGATCAACTGTCGTCCGGACCGGGTGGAACGCAACGGGCAGATGGGCACCCTGGCCGGTCGCGTACAGCCCCAGCGGATCGTGCTGATCGGCGAGATGACCCGCAGCGCCCGGGTCAACGTGCCGGCGGACCTTCAGGGCCGGGTGGTCGACCTGGGCGGCAAGCTGCCCCCCGAACGGCTGCTCGCCGAGGTGATGGCCGCCACCGCCTCGGACGGCTCGGTGATCGCGGTCGGCAACATCCACGGCCAGGGTGAGGTGCTGCTGCACGAGTTGGCCGCCCTGCCGAGTTGGGAGCCGCGCGGCCGTGACCGCGCCGAATCGATGTTGCGTACGCCGAGCACGCCCGGGTTCGACGTGGACGCCGAGACCGTTTTCCTGGGAGGGATCCGGCGATGA
- a CDS encoding HAMP domain-containing protein, giving the protein MRSGSAQGAPQQPIGGSVNDQAQLVAWRRRALEQQLPAAAFPAGTNAPSLVYLLATMFVVVAAVLGFAVNAQHGALPAVVDSQRDIVAKLASSIRLDATARRDELTRMVQNRGESTDAELLNSLISAGRNISGALIMDAGTRQVITAKGTELPLELLPAELPIGSTLAVTNADGPLMVYGIALDETRVVLATQPLTMRNLRLNPDAGHGIHALTPDGTISLMQGANAVEAAHLPAIFEGLVEAGSRQSRQVVVKEWSDRRLLISSAPVGSSGLVIVSLLTTEVSTGTSVRKGLLLGLSLLAVGLLSFWIMRRSLFLPVRVLLSQAKADACGAITARRPKLRIREAHRIARALALTSGEQFPTDRRWRPTVLQGLSVALVIALLWPAAVVALGLRAPDPTVPVQLMRDEENRAEEASSALGNLLDGGLVTVSRTSYGFNVQDLEQAGRRLDRELDTDDRLRALYLVDRDGTVLASAGRRPLRTVEPLPGEIGIHLDRTVQRLPVVYAYNQMADGYSIVGEFDPDRLLGLVRRVSGRTYVVDAELRTVLDSEGFQAFQPLQGDLVREAAVEALPGGTVGRSRTAEGEPALVAAAGLSAPGTVAHLEWAVVIEQDTSGLRLPELVEQRWTLLMAGAAVGVVLLTHVWQLYIFVRPLRRLANVADRMSEGNVELPVPPQRHDDIGAIAMCLEICRQVRHTGSARFGGALRLRGAGADRTTVLPRVRSAAGTGRGTKG; this is encoded by the coding sequence GTGCGAAGCGGTTCGGCCCAAGGTGCGCCACAGCAGCCGATAGGCGGTTCGGTCAACGACCAGGCGCAACTGGTGGCATGGCGACGCCGTGCTCTGGAGCAGCAGTTGCCGGCGGCGGCCTTCCCGGCGGGGACCAACGCCCCCTCCCTGGTCTACCTCCTGGCGACGATGTTCGTCGTCGTCGCGGCCGTCCTCGGCTTCGCGGTGAACGCCCAGCACGGCGCGCTGCCGGCCGTGGTCGACTCGCAGCGGGACATCGTCGCCAAGCTGGCCTCCAGCATCCGGCTGGACGCCACCGCCCGACGCGATGAACTGACCCGGATGGTGCAGAATCGCGGCGAGAGCACCGACGCCGAGCTGCTGAATAGCCTGATCAGCGCAGGACGCAACATCAGCGGGGCGTTGATCATGGACGCCGGGACCCGGCAGGTGATCACGGCCAAGGGCACGGAGCTGCCACTTGAGCTGCTGCCCGCGGAACTGCCGATCGGCTCCACCCTGGCGGTGACCAACGCCGACGGACCCCTCATGGTGTACGGGATCGCGCTGGACGAGACCCGGGTCGTCCTGGCCACCCAGCCGCTCACCATGCGGAACCTGCGACTCAATCCGGACGCCGGACACGGCATCCACGCCCTCACCCCGGACGGCACGATCAGCCTGATGCAGGGGGCCAACGCGGTCGAGGCGGCCCACCTGCCGGCGATCTTCGAGGGGCTGGTCGAGGCCGGCTCCCGGCAGAGCCGACAGGTCGTCGTCAAGGAATGGTCGGACCGGCGACTGCTGATCTCCTCCGCCCCGGTGGGCAGCTCCGGCCTGGTGATCGTCTCCCTGCTCACCACCGAGGTGAGCACCGGAACCTCGGTGCGCAAGGGCCTGCTGCTGGGACTCAGCCTGCTGGCCGTCGGCCTGCTCAGCTTCTGGATCATGCGCAGGTCGCTGTTCCTGCCCGTACGGGTGCTGCTCAGCCAGGCCAAGGCGGACGCCTGCGGGGCCATCACCGCCCGGCGGCCGAAGCTGCGCATCCGGGAGGCCCACCGGATCGCCCGCGCCCTGGCCCTGACCTCCGGTGAGCAGTTCCCCACCGACCGGCGCTGGCGCCCGACCGTGCTCCAGGGCCTCAGCGTCGCCCTCGTCATCGCCCTGCTCTGGCCGGCGGCGGTCGTCGCGCTCGGACTGCGGGCTCCGGACCCGACCGTTCCGGTGCAACTCATGCGCGACGAGGAGAACCGTGCCGAGGAGGCCAGCAGCGCGCTGGGCAACCTCCTCGACGGTGGACTGGTCACGGTCTCGCGGACCTCGTACGGCTTCAACGTGCAGGACCTGGAGCAGGCCGGCAGGCGACTCGACCGGGAACTCGACACCGACGATCGGTTGCGGGCCCTCTACCTGGTGGATCGGGACGGCACAGTGCTGGCCAGCGCGGGCCGCCGTCCGCTGCGTACGGTCGAGCCACTGCCCGGCGAGATCGGCATCCACCTGGACCGGACGGTGCAGCGCCTACCCGTCGTGTACGCCTACAACCAGATGGCCGACGGCTACTCGATCGTCGGCGAGTTCGACCCGGACCGGCTGCTGGGCCTGGTGCGCCGGGTCAGCGGGCGTACCTATGTGGTTGACGCCGAGTTGCGTACCGTGCTGGATTCCGAGGGCTTCCAGGCCTTCCAACCCTTGCAGGGTGACCTGGTCCGGGAGGCCGCCGTGGAGGCCCTGCCGGGCGGGACGGTCGGCCGGTCACGTACCGCCGAGGGGGAGCCCGCCCTGGTCGCCGCCGCCGGCCTGTCCGCGCCCGGGACGGTGGCCCACCTGGAGTGGGCGGTCGTGATCGAGCAGGACACCTCCGGGCTGCGGCTGCCGGAACTGGTCGAGCAGCGCTGGACCCTGCTGATGGCCGGAGCGGCCGTCGGGGTCGTGCTGCTGACCCATGTATGGCAGCTCTACATCTTCGTCCGGCCCCTGCGTCGGTTGGCGAATGTCGCCGACCGGATGAGCGAGGGCAACGTCGAGCTGCCGGTGCCGCCGCAACGGCACGACGACATCGGTGCGATCGCGATGTGTCTGGAGATCTGCCGCCAGGTCCGGCACACCGGCTCGGCGAGATTCGGCGGGGCCCTGCGGCTGCGGGGCGCCGGGGCCGACCGCACCACCGTCCTGCCGAGGGTGCGTTCGGCGGCGGGCACCGGTCGGGGGACGAAGGGCTGA
- a CDS encoding CapA family protein, whose product MSRSSESSGGFSGTLRAILGSVTALAVAAGAIYVFGPWSSEEPAPIGTPRPIAAAEKVSGRTISVIGSGDILVHPELWDQARRDGAGGLDFGPMLEHVRETVSAADLALCHLETPVAPPGGPYIGFPKFSVPREIVQGIKAAGYDGCSTASNHTIDQGMEGVKRTLDALDEVGLGHTGSYRTKRGAGAAKIYEVKGVKVGHLSYTKSYNGLRPPAGKEWVSNLIDPQAIRREAAAARQSGAEIVVVSLHWGTEYEHEPDVDQQTWARAVAEIDDVDLVFGHHAHVVQPVERIGDTWIVYGMGNHIARHAQPVNTNRDGVMIRAVFGPAGDTNRWKVVAIEAIPTFVDLNPDIRLVDLERKLADPALPPGRRTIYEAAVDRIEGSLLTRGADTEGLVVRGARPGS is encoded by the coding sequence GTGTCGAGAAGCTCTGAGTCCAGCGGCGGGTTCTCCGGAACGCTTCGGGCGATCCTGGGTTCGGTGACGGCGCTGGCGGTCGCCGCAGGTGCCATCTACGTGTTCGGACCCTGGTCCTCCGAGGAGCCCGCGCCGATCGGCACACCCCGTCCGATCGCCGCCGCGGAGAAGGTCTCCGGTCGCACGATCTCGGTGATCGGCTCCGGCGACATCCTCGTACACCCGGAGTTGTGGGATCAGGCCCGCCGGGACGGTGCCGGCGGCCTGGACTTCGGGCCGATGCTGGAGCACGTACGCGAGACGGTCTCCGCAGCCGACCTGGCCCTGTGTCACCTGGAGACCCCGGTGGCCCCGCCGGGTGGGCCGTACATCGGCTTTCCCAAGTTCAGCGTGCCCCGAGAGATCGTGCAGGGCATCAAGGCCGCCGGGTACGACGGCTGCTCGACCGCCTCGAACCACACCATCGACCAGGGGATGGAGGGGGTCAAGCGCACTCTGGACGCCCTCGATGAGGTCGGCCTCGGTCACACCGGCAGCTACCGGACCAAGCGGGGAGCCGGTGCCGCCAAGATCTACGAGGTCAAGGGTGTCAAGGTCGGGCACCTCAGCTACACCAAGAGCTACAACGGTCTGCGTCCGCCCGCCGGCAAGGAGTGGGTGTCGAATCTGATCGACCCGCAGGCCATCCGGCGCGAGGCCGCGGCGGCCCGGCAGTCCGGCGCGGAGATCGTCGTGGTCAGCCTGCACTGGGGCACCGAGTACGAGCACGAGCCCGACGTCGACCAGCAGACCTGGGCGCGCGCGGTCGCCGAGATCGACGATGTGGACCTGGTCTTCGGGCACCACGCGCATGTGGTGCAGCCGGTCGAGCGGATCGGGGACACCTGGATCGTCTACGGCATGGGCAACCACATCGCCCGGCATGCCCAGCCCGTGAACACCAACCGGGACGGGGTGATGATCCGAGCGGTGTTCGGCCCGGCGGGCGATACGAACCGGTGGAAGGTGGTGGCCATTGAGGCCATTCCCACCTTCGTTGATCTTAATCCGGATATCCGTTTGGTTGATCTTGAGCGGAAACTGGCCGATCCTGCCCTGCCCCCGGGGCGGCGCACGATCTACGAGGCGGCGGTCGACCGGATCGAGGGCAGCTTGTTGACCAGGGGTGCCGACACCGAAGGGCTGGTCGTTCGGGGGGCGCGACCGGGGTCCTGA
- a CDS encoding phytoene/squalene synthase family protein, translating to MDLDLATAYGRCRDLHRQHGRTYYLATRLLPAWKRRHVHALYGFTRYADEIVDQTEALPPAERAALLDDWGGRFVAGLHGEPVDDPLLPAVLHTIAVFDLDREDFASFLKSMAMDLTVTSYRTYDHLLDYMEGSAAVIGTMMLPILGSPSLAAAREPARQLGFAFQLTNFIRDVAEDLDRGRTYLPEEDLAKFGVTRDDLLACRAAGRTTEPVRELIRYEVTRAQAHYAAAAPGVLLLEPGSQSCIRTAYLLYGGILDEVAAQDYDVFVRRATVGQRRRMSVAARALLTPTGAPVALPGPPAP from the coding sequence ATGGATCTGGACCTCGCCACCGCTTACGGTCGGTGCCGTGACCTGCACAGACAGCACGGACGCACGTACTATCTCGCTACCCGGCTGCTGCCCGCATGGAAACGCCGACATGTTCATGCCCTTTATGGATTCACCCGGTACGCCGACGAGATCGTCGATCAGACGGAGGCGCTGCCGCCGGCCGAGCGGGCGGCCCTGCTGGACGACTGGGGTGGGCGGTTCGTGGCCGGGCTGCACGGCGAGCCGGTCGACGACCCGTTACTGCCGGCGGTGCTGCACACCATCGCCGTCTTCGACCTGGATCGGGAGGATTTCGCCTCGTTCCTCAAGAGCATGGCGATGGACCTGACGGTCACCTCCTACCGCACCTATGACCACCTGCTGGACTACATGGAGGGATCGGCCGCAGTCATCGGCACGATGATGCTGCCGATCCTGGGCAGCCCCTCCCTGGCGGCGGCCCGGGAGCCGGCTCGTCAGCTCGGCTTCGCCTTCCAGCTCACCAACTTCATCCGGGACGTGGCCGAGGACCTGGACCGGGGCCGGACCTACCTGCCGGAGGAGGACCTGGCGAAGTTCGGGGTGACCCGCGACGATCTGCTGGCCTGCCGGGCCGCCGGTCGGACAACCGAGCCGGTGCGTGAGTTGATCCGGTACGAGGTCACCCGGGCCCAGGCCCACTACGCCGCCGCCGCCCCCGGGGTGCTCCTGCTGGAGCCCGGCTCGCAGTCCTGCATCCGCACCGCGTACCTGCTCTACGGGGGCATCCTGGACGAGGTGGCCGCGCAGGATTACGACGTGTTCGTCCGGCGGGCCACCGTCGGGCAGCGACGCCGGATGTCCGTGGCGGCTCGGGCCCTGCTCACCCCGACCGGCGCCCCGGTGGCCCTGCCGGGGCCTCCGGCGCCTTGA